From Punica granatum isolate Tunisia-2019 chromosome 1, ASM765513v2, whole genome shotgun sequence:
catattttcaCCTGTGTCATGATGAAAACAAGATTTTTAATGTTCTATGCCGGTAAAACACGGAtactttcttccattttttccagttttccACCTTTCTTGATCAGCAACGCGTGATGAAAATCATtacaaagaaaaatgataaagaaaATTCCCTATTAAGCTCATGGTCTACACAATTTGTTAATTaggaagaaaagagagagaattaaaaatttgGGTCAACTGCACCGATCATAAAAAGAGCAGAGCAGTTGATCAACTTATTCCTTATTGTCTTGCAGCCAGCACGTTCAACTCAGTGAAGCACCGGGTAGACGAGCTGGACAAGGAGAAGCTGAGGTACAGCTACACGATCATTGAGGGGGATGCCCTGATGGGTGCGCTCGAGAAGATCACGAATGAGCTCAAATTCGAGGCGGGGCAGGGCGGCGGATGCGTCTGCAAGAGCACCAGCAAGTAATACACGAAGGAGGGTATTGAGATCAAGGAGGAGCAGATCAAGGCCGGGAAAGAGAAAGCCATGGTAATGTTCAAGGCCATCGAAGCCCACCTCTTGGCCAACCCAGACTCCTATAACTAATGATTCTCCTTGATTACCGATTTCCAATCGGATCATTAATCTGGAGAATTTGGTGGCTCTTTAGTTCATATCTTCCTTATTTTGTTTCGGATTTATGTCAATAAGATGTTCGATTTTCTGGTCGTTGGTGTTGCTCTtgcaaatataataatatgttcATTGAAAACTAGTATACATGTGCCCAATAAATTATATCAGTTGTATCCTCTTATTGAAAATTGGCTCCTGTGATCaccgaggaaaaaaaaaaaaagaggaatttTACTTCCTGAGCAAGCTTCGAACAAACTCCTTTCCTTGTTGGTATTTCTTATCGATTATATAGGCTTCACAGATTGTTATTGCAAAATTTCCCATGCTATAAGCTATTAAGGTTGCTAACATCGTTCGAAATatgtttgtttggttttggagttCAACTCCATTTACTCTATtacacttaactccacttatcttcaattcaacaacacaattattatttttccctttttcttcaatttttttttatctcaactaccattcaattcaattttttatactaaattctctcaactattcattacgttttttcacaatttaataatataatca
This genomic window contains:
- the LOC116192276 gene encoding major allergen Pru av 1-like, coding for MGVVSYSMEVSTSISPARMFKAFVLDDKLIPTILQQAIKSVETVEGDGGPGTIKLVHFGDASTFNSVKHRVDELDKEKLRYSYTIIEGDALMGALEKITNELKFEAGQGGGCVCKSTSK